The following are from one region of the Ananas comosus cultivar F153 linkage group 20, ASM154086v1, whole genome shotgun sequence genome:
- the LOC109725544 gene encoding DNA mismatch repair protein MLH1-like, translating to MDTDDEPSSSSAAAAAAAEAEAIPAEPPRIRRLEEAVVNRIAAGEVIQRPASAVKELVENSLDAAASSVSVVVKDGGLKLIQVSDNGHGIRYEDLPILCERHTTSKLSAFEDLQTIKSMGFRGEALASMTYVGHVTVTTITEGQLHGYRVSYRDGVMEHEPKPCAAVKGTQIMIENLFYNMIARRKTLQNSNDDYPKIVDLISRFAIHHTDVSFSCRKHGANRADVHTVIASSRLDSIRAVYGASVARDLMEIAVSDDNPARSIFKMEGLISNANYIAKKTTMILFINGRLVECTALKRAIEVVYAATLPKASKPFIYMSIDLPSEHVDVNMHPTKREVGLLNQESLIDTIQNAIESKLMNSNTTRIFQIQAVNLSSANQFNSRKDTDCNTSTPAIKSQKVPVNKMVRTDSRDPFGRLHAYWQDGPCSQDEKKSDLVSVRNAVRSRRNPKESADLSSIHELLSEIDSNTHSGLLDVVKNCTYIGLADDVFALLQHNTLLYLVNVVNVSKELMYQQVIRRFAHFNAIQLSEPAPLQDLLMMALKEEDLESPADENDDLKQKIAEMNTELLKQKAEMLEEYFCINIDQDGNLMRLPVILDQHTPDMDRLPEFLLSLGNDVDWENEKECFQTVSAVLGNFYAVHPPFLPNPSEDGIQYYKKNVDKMPTDEDAQNRLTNSGKEEDVDHELLAEAETAWAQREWTIQHVLFPSMRLFLKPPKSLATNGTFIQVASLEKLYRIFERC from the exons ATGGACACCGACGACGAgccctcgtcgtcgtcggcggcggcggcggcggcggcggaggcggaggcgattCCTGCGGAGCCGCCGCGGATACGGCGGCTGGAGGAGGCGGTGGTGAACCGGATCGCGGCGGGGGAGGTGATCCAGCGCCCAGCGTCGGCGGTGAAGGAGCTCGTCGAGAACAGCCTCGACGCCGCCGCGTCCTCCGTCTCTGTCGTCGTCAAGGACGGGGGGCTCAAGCTCATCCAGGTCTCCGACAACGGCCACGGCATCCGG TACGAAGATTTGCCTATATTATGCGAAAGACACACAACATCAAAATTATCTGCATTTGAGGACCTACAAACAATCAAATCAATGGGTTTTAGAGGAGAAGCCTTGGCTAGCATGACTTACGTTGGCCATGTCACAGTGACAACAATAACTGAAGGGCAATTGCATGGTTACAG GGTATCATATAGAGATGGTGTAATGGAGCATGAACCGAAGCCATGTGCTGCAGTTAAAGGAACACAGATTATG ATCGAAAACCTTTTCTACAATATGATTGCTCGTAGAAAAACATTACAGAACTCCAACGATGATTACCCAAAGATTGTAGACTTGATTAGCCGCTTTGCAATACATCATACAGATGTGAGCTTTTCCTGCAGAAAG CATGGCGCAAATAGAGCAGATGTTCATACGGTGATTGCAAGCTCCAGGTTGGATTCCATCAGAGCTGTTTATGGTGCTTCTGTTGCTCGTGATCTGATGGAAATTGCTGTTTCTGATGATAATCCTGCTCGATCAATTTTCAAGATGGAGGGCTTAATTTCAAATGCCAATTATATAGCTAAGAAGACAACGATGATACTCTTTATCAATG GCAGGTTGGTTGAATGCACTGCCTTGAAGAGAGCTATAGAAGTAGTGTATGCTGCAACATTGCCTAAGGCATCAAAACCTTTCATCTACATGTCAATCGATCTTCCGTCTGAGCATGTAGATGTGAACATGCATCCAACTAAAAGAGAG GTAGGCCTTTTGAATCAAGAGAGTCTTATTGATACCATTCAAAACGCCATAGAATCGAAGTTGATGAACTCTAACACCACAAGGATATTTCAGATTCAG GCTGTAAATTTGTCATCAGCAAATCAATTTAATTCGCGAAAAGATACTGATTGCAACACATCCACACCTG CAATAAAATCTCAAAAAGTTCCAGTAAATAAAATGGTAAGAACAGATTCACGCGATCCATTTGGAAGGTTGCATGCCTACTGGCAAGATGGACCATGTTCACAGGATGAAAAGAAATCTGACCTTGTTTCTGTGAG AAATGCTGTGAGATCAAGAAGGAATCCCAAGGAATCTGCTGACTTAAGTAGCATCCATGAGCTTCTTAGTGAAATTGATTCTAACACTCACTCTG GTCTCTTGGACGTTGTTAAGAACTGCACGTATATTGGGCTTGCTGATGATGTTTTCGCCTTGCTTCAACACAATACACTACTGTACCTTGTTAATGTGGTAAATGTGAG TAAAGAACTCATGTACCAGCAAGTAATACGCCGATTCGCACATTTCAATGCCATCCAACTTAGTGAACCAGCTCCACTTCAGGATTTGCTAATGATGGCACTTaaagaagaagacttggaatcCCCTGCTGATGAGAATGATGATCTGAAACAGAAGATTGCAGAA ATGAACACTGAGCTTCTCAAGCAAAAAGCCGAGATGCTGGAGGAGTATTTTTGTATAAACATTGATCAAGACGGAAATCTGATGAGACTTCCAGTTATACTTGACCAGCACACTCCTGATATGGATCGTCTTCCTGAATTTTTGTTGAGTTTGGGGAATGAT GTTGACTGGGAGAATGAGAAAGAATGCTTCCAAACTGTATCTGCTGTTCTGGGGAATTTCTATGCCGTGCATCCTCCCTTTTTGCCAAATCCATCGGAAGATGGGATTCAGTACTACAAAAAAAACGTGGACAAAATGCCAACTGATGAAGATGCACAGAATAGATTAACTAATTCAGGTAAAG AAGAAGATGTGGATCATGAACTACTTGCAGAGGCAGAAACTGCATGGGCTCAGCGTGAATGGACCATCCAGCATGTCTTGTTCCCATCGATGAGGCTGTTTCTCAAGCCTCCAAAATCATTGGCAACAAATGGAACTTTCATTCAG GTTGCTTCTTTGGAGAAACTCTACAGAATATTTGAGAGGTGTTAG
- the LOC109725423 gene encoding lipid droplet-associated hydrolase-like isoform X5 produces MPNSYLRRDCTSKYSLPMDEVKFPLFHRTRAISQMCNISSYTTELLEINSKEPLMQILFIPGNPGIVSFYRDFVEALYENLEGHASITAIGHISQGGKDLERRKMFSLQEQISHKVDYIEQELRTCQLPIVLVGHSIGSYICLEIFKRLQHQVKYFIGLYPFLTLNKESQTQALIGKIAGSAIISAAVSSFASLVGSLPTRVSRVIVRRFLGPSWSTTAIDATCKHLLQYHTMRNVLFMAMTEFRKLSEDPDWEFMKRKQSQIALLFGVDDHWGPLSVFEEVSTRVPGIALSIEREGHTHGCCCTEAGSIWVAHHVSNLIKNQIQIRNL; encoded by the exons ATGCCCAATTCATACTTGAG GAGGGATTGCACTTCAAAATATTCTTTGCCAATGGACGAAGTAAAGTTCCCGTTATTTCATAGAACACGAGCAATTAGCCAAATGTGCAATATCTCAAG CTACACTACTGAATTGCTTGAGATAAACTCTAAGGAACCGCTAATGCAAATACTTTTTATCCCTGGCAATCCAG GTATTGTTTCCTTCTACAGAGACTTTGTTGAAGCTCTCTATGAAAACCTTGAAGGGCATGCATCTATAACAG caATTGGGCACATTTCACAAGGGGGAAAG GATTTGGAGCGGAGAAAGATGTTTTCCTTGCAAGAACAAATTAGTCATAAG GTTGATTATATTGAACAAGAGCTCCGAACTTGTCAACTTCCGATAGTATTg GTCGGGCATTCTATTGGTTCATATATATGCCTGGAAATCTTTAAGAGACTTCAACATCAG GTCAAATATTTCATAGGGCTTTATCCATTTTTGACTCTAAACAAGGAATCTCAGACACAAGCCCTAATCGGAAAGATTGCAGG GTCCGCTATTATTAGTGCGGCCGTTAGTTCTTTTGCATCTTTGGTGGGTTCACTTCCAACTAGGGTTTCAAGGGTAATTGTGAGAAGATTTCTAGGCCCATCATGGTCTACTACAGCTATTGATGCTACTTGCAAACACCTTTTGCAG TACCATACGATGCGCAACGTCCTCTTCATGGCAATGACTGAGTTCAGAAAG CTTTCGGAAGATCCAGATTGGGAGTTcatgaaaagaaaacaaagccaAATTGCGCTTTTATTTGGCGTCGATGATCATTGGGGTCCGTTATCTGTTTTTGAAGAG GTTTCGACGCGTGTTCCAGGAATCGCTCTGTCGATTGAAAGAGAGGGTCACACGCACGGCTGCTGCTGCACCGAGGCCGGATCTATATGGGTTGCGCACCATGTCTCGAACttgatcaaaaatcaaattcaaattcgaaacttataa
- the LOC109725423 gene encoding lipid droplet-associated hydrolase-like isoform X2: MDEVKFPLFHRTRAISQMCNISSYTTELLEINSKEPLMQILFIPGNPGIVSFYRDFVEALYENLEGHASITAIGHISQGGKDLERRKMFSLQEQISHKVDYIEQELRTCQLPIVLVGHSIGSYICLEIFKRLQHQVKYFIGLYPFLTLNKESQTQALIGKIAGSAIISAAVSSFASLVGSLPTRVSRVIVRRFLGPSWSTTAIDATCKHLLQYHTMRNVLFMAMTEFRKLSEDPDWEFMKRKQSQIALLFGVDDHWGPLSVFEEVSTRVPGIALSIEREGHTHGCCCTEAGSIWVAHHVSNLIKNQIQIRNL, from the exons ATGGACGAAGTAAAGTTCCCGTTATTTCATAGAACACGAGCAATTAGCCAAATGTGCAATATCTCAAG CTACACTACTGAATTGCTTGAGATAAACTCTAAGGAACCGCTAATGCAAATACTTTTTATCCCTGGCAATCCAG GTATTGTTTCCTTCTACAGAGACTTTGTTGAAGCTCTCTATGAAAACCTTGAAGGGCATGCATCTATAACAG caATTGGGCACATTTCACAAGGGGGAAAG GATTTGGAGCGGAGAAAGATGTTTTCCTTGCAAGAACAAATTAGTCATAAG GTTGATTATATTGAACAAGAGCTCCGAACTTGTCAACTTCCGATAGTATTg GTCGGGCATTCTATTGGTTCATATATATGCCTGGAAATCTTTAAGAGACTTCAACATCAG GTCAAATATTTCATAGGGCTTTATCCATTTTTGACTCTAAACAAGGAATCTCAGACACAAGCCCTAATCGGAAAGATTGCAGG GTCCGCTATTATTAGTGCGGCCGTTAGTTCTTTTGCATCTTTGGTGGGTTCACTTCCAACTAGGGTTTCAAGGGTAATTGTGAGAAGATTTCTAGGCCCATCATGGTCTACTACAGCTATTGATGCTACTTGCAAACACCTTTTGCAG TACCATACGATGCGCAACGTCCTCTTCATGGCAATGACTGAGTTCAGAAAG CTTTCGGAAGATCCAGATTGGGAGTTcatgaaaagaaaacaaagccaAATTGCGCTTTTATTTGGCGTCGATGATCATTGGGGTCCGTTATCTGTTTTTGAAGAG GTTTCGACGCGTGTTCCAGGAATCGCTCTGTCGATTGAAAGAGAGGGTCACACGCACGGCTGCTGCTGCACCGAGGCCGGATCTATATGGGTTGCGCACCATGTCTCGAACttgatcaaaaatcaaattcaaattcgaaacttataa
- the LOC109725423 gene encoding lipid droplet-associated hydrolase-like isoform X1 has protein sequence MGAYRISEVWRSQGLCSFRRDCTSKYSLPMDEVKFPLFHRTRAISQMCNISSYTTELLEINSKEPLMQILFIPGNPGIVSFYRDFVEALYENLEGHASITAIGHISQGGKDLERRKMFSLQEQISHKVDYIEQELRTCQLPIVLVGHSIGSYICLEIFKRLQHQVKYFIGLYPFLTLNKESQTQALIGKIAGSAIISAAVSSFASLVGSLPTRVSRVIVRRFLGPSWSTTAIDATCKHLLQYHTMRNVLFMAMTEFRKLSEDPDWEFMKRKQSQIALLFGVDDHWGPLSVFEEVSTRVPGIALSIEREGHTHGCCCTEAGSIWVAHHVSNLIKNQIQIRNL, from the exons ATGG GTGCTTATCGCATTTCGGAGGTGTGGAGGAGTCAG GGTTTGTGCTCCTTTAGGAGGGATTGCACTTCAAAATATTCTTTGCCAATGGACGAAGTAAAGTTCCCGTTATTTCATAGAACACGAGCAATTAGCCAAATGTGCAATATCTCAAG CTACACTACTGAATTGCTTGAGATAAACTCTAAGGAACCGCTAATGCAAATACTTTTTATCCCTGGCAATCCAG GTATTGTTTCCTTCTACAGAGACTTTGTTGAAGCTCTCTATGAAAACCTTGAAGGGCATGCATCTATAACAG caATTGGGCACATTTCACAAGGGGGAAAG GATTTGGAGCGGAGAAAGATGTTTTCCTTGCAAGAACAAATTAGTCATAAG GTTGATTATATTGAACAAGAGCTCCGAACTTGTCAACTTCCGATAGTATTg GTCGGGCATTCTATTGGTTCATATATATGCCTGGAAATCTTTAAGAGACTTCAACATCAG GTCAAATATTTCATAGGGCTTTATCCATTTTTGACTCTAAACAAGGAATCTCAGACACAAGCCCTAATCGGAAAGATTGCAGG GTCCGCTATTATTAGTGCGGCCGTTAGTTCTTTTGCATCTTTGGTGGGTTCACTTCCAACTAGGGTTTCAAGGGTAATTGTGAGAAGATTTCTAGGCCCATCATGGTCTACTACAGCTATTGATGCTACTTGCAAACACCTTTTGCAG TACCATACGATGCGCAACGTCCTCTTCATGGCAATGACTGAGTTCAGAAAG CTTTCGGAAGATCCAGATTGGGAGTTcatgaaaagaaaacaaagccaAATTGCGCTTTTATTTGGCGTCGATGATCATTGGGGTCCGTTATCTGTTTTTGAAGAG GTTTCGACGCGTGTTCCAGGAATCGCTCTGTCGATTGAAAGAGAGGGTCACACGCACGGCTGCTGCTGCACCGAGGCCGGATCTATATGGGTTGCGCACCATGTCTCGAACttgatcaaaaatcaaattcaaattcgaaacttataa
- the LOC109725423 gene encoding lipid droplet-associated hydrolase-like isoform X4: protein MQILFIPGNPGIVSFYRDFVEALYENLEGHASITAIGHISQGGKDLERRKMFSLQEQISHKVDYIEQELRTCQLPIVLVGHSIGSYICLEIFKRLQHQVKYFIGLYPFLTLNKESQTQALIGKIAGSAIISAAVSSFASLVGSLPTRVSRVIVRRFLGPSWSTTAIDATCKHLLQYHTMRNVLFMAMTEFRKLSEDPDWEFMKRKQSQIALLFGVDDHWGPLSVFEEVSTRVPGIALSIEREGHTHGCCCTEAGSIWVAHHVSNLIKNQIQIRNL, encoded by the exons ATGCAAATACTTTTTATCCCTGGCAATCCAG GTATTGTTTCCTTCTACAGAGACTTTGTTGAAGCTCTCTATGAAAACCTTGAAGGGCATGCATCTATAACAG caATTGGGCACATTTCACAAGGGGGAAAG GATTTGGAGCGGAGAAAGATGTTTTCCTTGCAAGAACAAATTAGTCATAAG GTTGATTATATTGAACAAGAGCTCCGAACTTGTCAACTTCCGATAGTATTg GTCGGGCATTCTATTGGTTCATATATATGCCTGGAAATCTTTAAGAGACTTCAACATCAG GTCAAATATTTCATAGGGCTTTATCCATTTTTGACTCTAAACAAGGAATCTCAGACACAAGCCCTAATCGGAAAGATTGCAGG GTCCGCTATTATTAGTGCGGCCGTTAGTTCTTTTGCATCTTTGGTGGGTTCACTTCCAACTAGGGTTTCAAGGGTAATTGTGAGAAGATTTCTAGGCCCATCATGGTCTACTACAGCTATTGATGCTACTTGCAAACACCTTTTGCAG TACCATACGATGCGCAACGTCCTCTTCATGGCAATGACTGAGTTCAGAAAG CTTTCGGAAGATCCAGATTGGGAGTTcatgaaaagaaaacaaagccaAATTGCGCTTTTATTTGGCGTCGATGATCATTGGGGTCCGTTATCTGTTTTTGAAGAG GTTTCGACGCGTGTTCCAGGAATCGCTCTGTCGATTGAAAGAGAGGGTCACACGCACGGCTGCTGCTGCACCGAGGCCGGATCTATATGGGTTGCGCACCATGTCTCGAACttgatcaaaaatcaaattcaaattcgaaacttataa
- the LOC109725423 gene encoding lipid droplet-associated hydrolase-like isoform X3 — MGAYRISEVWRSQGLCSFRRDCTSKYSLPMDEVKFPLFHRTRAISQMCNISSYTTELLEINSKEPLMQILFIPGNPGIVSFYRDFVEALYENLEGHASITAIGHISQGGKDLERRKMFSLQEQISHKVDYIEQELRTCQLPIVLVGHSIGSYICLEIFKRLQHQVKYFIGLYPFLTLNKESQTQALIGKIAGSAIISAAVSSFASLVGSLPTRVSRVIVRRFLGPSWSTTAIDATCKHLLQYHTMRNVLFMAMTEFRKLSEDPDWEFMKRKQSQIALLFGVDDHWGPLSVFEEQKREVKPPGLVFVAIYH, encoded by the exons ATGG GTGCTTATCGCATTTCGGAGGTGTGGAGGAGTCAG GGTTTGTGCTCCTTTAGGAGGGATTGCACTTCAAAATATTCTTTGCCAATGGACGAAGTAAAGTTCCCGTTATTTCATAGAACACGAGCAATTAGCCAAATGTGCAATATCTCAAG CTACACTACTGAATTGCTTGAGATAAACTCTAAGGAACCGCTAATGCAAATACTTTTTATCCCTGGCAATCCAG GTATTGTTTCCTTCTACAGAGACTTTGTTGAAGCTCTCTATGAAAACCTTGAAGGGCATGCATCTATAACAG caATTGGGCACATTTCACAAGGGGGAAAG GATTTGGAGCGGAGAAAGATGTTTTCCTTGCAAGAACAAATTAGTCATAAG GTTGATTATATTGAACAAGAGCTCCGAACTTGTCAACTTCCGATAGTATTg GTCGGGCATTCTATTGGTTCATATATATGCCTGGAAATCTTTAAGAGACTTCAACATCAG GTCAAATATTTCATAGGGCTTTATCCATTTTTGACTCTAAACAAGGAATCTCAGACACAAGCCCTAATCGGAAAGATTGCAGG GTCCGCTATTATTAGTGCGGCCGTTAGTTCTTTTGCATCTTTGGTGGGTTCACTTCCAACTAGGGTTTCAAGGGTAATTGTGAGAAGATTTCTAGGCCCATCATGGTCTACTACAGCTATTGATGCTACTTGCAAACACCTTTTGCAG TACCATACGATGCGCAACGTCCTCTTCATGGCAATGACTGAGTTCAGAAAG CTTTCGGAAGATCCAGATTGGGAGTTcatgaaaagaaaacaaagccaAATTGCGCTTTTATTTGGCGTCGATGATCATTGGGGTCCGTTATCTGTTTTTGAAGA GCAAAAGAGAGAAGTGAAGCCACCGGGCCTTGTGTTCGTCgcgatctaccattaa
- the LOC109726035 gene encoding protein EMBRYO SAC DEVELOPMENT ARREST 3, chloroplastic has protein sequence MRNVLFMAMTEFRKAKAVLAKSKIKLGQTNSKKFFLKFLILYFYCLQVSKGCKTCGGKGAIECPGCKGTGKNKKNGNIFERWKCFDCQGFGLKSCPSCGKGGLTPEQRGER, from the exons ATGCGCAACGTCCTCTTCATGGCAATGACCGAGTTCAGAAAG GCTAAGGCAGTTTTAGCTAAATCCAAAATTAAGCTTGGCCAAACAAACTCAAAAAA gttttttttaaaatttttaattttatatttttactgtttGCAGGTTTCAAAGGGCTGCAAAACATGTGGTGGGAAAGGAGCAATTGAGTGTCCAGGATGTAAG GGAACAggaaagaataagaagaatgggaatatttttgaaagatggaa GTGCTTTGATTGCCAAGGCTTTGGTCTCAAAAGTTGCCCTAGTTGTGGCAAAGGAGGACTTACACCTGAGcaaagaggagagagatag
- the LOC109726036 gene encoding GDSL esterase/lipase At1g71250-like, protein MPVPELTTLRPERRIAPGLSTQERKPRGPTGRFCNGKTVIDVLCDLLGLPYLPPYTSPGLNGTRLLGGVNYASAAGGILDETGRYLGDRFGSNQQVLNVQSNLNEIRALLRGGNSYNQYLARSIVVMALGSNDYINNYLLPSLYTSSYNYTPEQYANLLLNHYTRQILALYSMGLQKFLLAGVGPLGCIPSQRASGLAPADRCVDQVNQMVGFFNRGVRSLVQQLNTNHPGAIFVYGNTYGAVGDILNNPATYGFTVVDRGCCGLGRNQGQVTCLPFAVPCTNRNQHVFWDAFHTTQAVNVILAQKAYTGPQNDVYPINVQQLAQL, encoded by the exons ATGCCGGTGCCGGAGCTAACAACCCTCCGGCCCGAAAG GAGGATAGCTCCTGGCCTTTCTACCCAAGAGCGCAAACCCCGAGGCCCCACTGGGAGGTTCTGCAATGGAAAAACTGTTATCGATGTATTAT GTGATTTACTGGGTCTTCCATATCTTCCACCATATACAAGCCCTGGTCTTAATGGAACAAGATTGCTTGGTGGAGTGAATTATGCTTCAGCAGCAGGAGGCATCCTGGATGAGACTGGCAGATATCTT GGAGACAGATTTGGCTCGAATCAGCAAGTGTTGAACGTCCAAAGCAACTTGAATGAAATCAGAGCCCTATTGCGTGGCGGTAACAGCTACAACCAATACCTCGCAAGGTCTATCGTGGTCATGGCCTTGGGTAGCAATGACTACATCAACAACTATCTATTGCCTTCTTTATACACATCCAGTTACAACTACACTCCTGAGCAGTACGCAAACCTCCTCCTCAATCACTACACAAGGCAGATATTG GCGTTATACAGCATGGGGCTGCAAAAATTCCTGCTCGCAGGGGTGGGGCCGCTAGGGTGCATCCCAAGCCAGAGGGCGTCAGGTCTAGCCCCAGCCGATCGGTGCGTCGATCAGGTGAATCAGATGGTCGGTTTCTTCAATAGGGGCGTGAGATCACTGGTCCAGCAGTTGAACACCAACCATCCAGGAGCAATCTTTGTTTATGGCAACACATATGGTGCTGTGGGAGACATTCTCAACAATCCCGCCACTTACG gttTCACAGTTGTTGATCGGGGTTGTTGTGGACTAGGGAGGAACCAAGGACAGGTAACATGCCTTCCCTTTGCTGTGCCTTGTACTAATCGGAATCAGCATGTATTTTGGGACGCGTTCCACACAACACAAGCCGTGAACGTGATCCTCGCACAAAAGGCATATACTGGGCCTCAAAATGATGTCTACCCCATCAATGTGCAGCAACTGGCTCAACTATAG
- the LOC109725422 gene encoding uncharacterized CRM domain-containing protein At3g25440, chloroplastic-like, translating into MARSFLFLRRLQRPPSLSLHNLLFSRAFAAPLPPSSRYSLVPCNKISHSFHPSGNLWNIRNVSYGSVNLVLNDGMPKFETHEIEPSKKRKWLTKKRLKLKRKREKRKRKDANKKDPRRIRPKGLKKKQKFPTAEARIKYKIEKAKLKEAMLVEKLKKYEVPEVQGPMVKPEELTGEERFYVKKMAQRKSNYVPIGRRGIFGGVILNMHLHWKKHETVKVICKPCKPGQVHEYARELERLSGGVAIQVIGNDTIVFYRGKNYVQPEVMSPIDTLSKKKALEKSKYEQSLETVRRFIAISEKELELYYRHVALYGDPQTRNADLVYGDDQKNPFSMGTEELIFSKEERVCSSDHCDVSEDFSGMEVDSDYEFDSNEREFTEDETDSDVEEESNCQVDLEDGEEEFEVPKYPA; encoded by the exons ATGGCAcgctctttcctctttcttcgAAGGCTGCAAAGGCCGCCTTCTTTATCTCTTCATAATTTGTTGTTTTCTAGGGCATTTGCTGCCCCTCTCCCTCCGTCGTCAAG GTATTCTCTTGTTCCATGTAACAAAATTTCACACTCATTTCACCCATCTGGGAATTTATGGAATATAAGGAATGTTAGCTATGGATCAGTGAACCTCGTCCTTAATGACGGGATGCCAAAATTCGAGACCCATGAGATAGAGCCTTCGAAAAAGAGGAAATGGCTCACGAAGAAGCGACTTAAGCTCAAAAGGAAACgggagaagaggaaaaggaaggacGCAAACAAAAAAGATCCACGACGAATACGGCCGAAAGGGTTgaagaaaaagcaaaaatttCCCACTGCCGAGGCTCGGATCAAGTATAAGATTGAGAAG GCCAAACTAAAGGAAGCTATGCTTGTCGAAAAGCTAAAGAAATATGAAGTCCCGGAAGTTCAAGGCCCGATGGTTAAACCTGAAGAACTGACGGGTGAGGAACGATTTTACGTAAAGAAGATGGCTCAGAGAAAATCTAACTATGTTCCCATTGGACGGCGAGGCATATTTGGAGGAGTAATACTCAACATGCACTTGCATTGGAAAAAGCATGAAACTGTTAAGGTTATCTGCAAGCCTTGTAAACCAGGCCAAGTTCATGAATATGCTAGAGAATTAGAAAGGCTTAGTGGTGGGGTAGCTATTCAGGTTATTGGGAATGACACGATTGTTTTCTATCGTGGAAAGAACTATGTTCAGCCTGAGGTTATGTCACCGATTGATACACTATCGAAGAAAAAG GCACTTGAGAAATCAAAATATGAGCAGTCGCTTGAGACAGTTAGGCGGTTCATCGCGATATCTGAGAAGGAACTCGAGCTTTACTACCGACATGTGGCACTTTACGGCGACCCACAGACAAGGAACGCTGATTTAGTTTATGGTGATGATCAGAAAAACCCCTTTAGCATGGGAACAGAGGAATTAATTTTTTCCAAGGAAGAAAGAGTTTGTTCTTCTGATCATTGTGATGTATCAGAAGATTTTTCTGGCATGGAAGTTGACTCAGATTATGAATTTGATTCCAACGAAAGGGAGTTCACTGAAGATGAAACTGATTCTGATGTGGAAGAAGAATCTAATTGTCAGGTGGATTTAGAGGATGGAGAAGAGGAATTTGAAGTGCCAAAATATCCAGCCTGA